The Bombus fervidus isolate BK054 chromosome 1, iyBomFerv1, whole genome shotgun sequence genome includes a window with the following:
- the LOC139986893 gene encoding ubiquitin-like protein 7, producing the protein MSSELILGVRLDPQTLTTIKLNDINFKTKVEKLKYETAGRVNLSKDLFELIYCGCVLEDDMTLESYGLKNGSMVHVLRRREPELPSFPKCISEDGILQLVSAFKSFKENPGLRSALNRIGKKPEVMDNIISSSPGLHEDTVAIAILQDPDLMSYFTDVDTVRRFAEAHPVLVEAAQNIAAAVHAEAHNNVTVGSNSSLSNSQPAAYSYSLDNLSGDEEMAGDSSQSTDSTQTPNLSSNPTNSTVTVAQLAAAVSRARAGSFPLSNPASSTSAGSTNSGIITTEMFTQAMQQVHSPSVLPRSSDLRRMLAQMHELGLQNDTLNLRALHLTNHDVIAAIELVFSGFSNN; encoded by the exons TTCTAGGTGTACGTTTAGATCCTCAAACATTAACTAccattaaattaaacgatattaattttaagacAAAGGTTGAAAAACTGAAATATGAAACAGCTGGAAGGGTTAACCTATCAAAAGATTTATTTG aattaatttattgtGGATGTGTCCTTGAGGATGATATGACTTTAGAATCGTACGGTTTGAAAAATGGTTCAATGGTACATGTTTTAAGAAGAAGGGAACCAGAACTGCCATCATTTCCTAAATGCATATCAGAAGACGGAATTTTACAATTAGTATCTGCATTTAAGTCTTTCAAAGAAAATCCTGGGCTTCGAAGTGCTTTAAAT cGCATAGGTAAGAAACCAGAAGTTATGGACAATATCATTTCATCTTCTCCTGGATTACACGAAGATACAGTAGCAATTGCAATTTTACAAGACCCTGATTTAATGTCATATTTCACAGATGTTGATACTGTTAGAAG ATTTGCAGAAGCACATCCAGTCTTGGTGGAAGCTGCTCAAAATATAGCTGCAGCTGTTCATGCTGAAGCACATAACAACGTAACTGTTGGCTCCAATTCTTCACTATCTAATTCACAGCCTGCCGCTTATTCTTATAGTTTAGACAATTTAAGTGGTGATGAAGAAATGGCAGGAGATTCTTCTCAGTCTACAGATTCTACACAAACACCAAATTTATCTTCTAATCCAACAAACTCTACCGTTACTGTTGCACAACTTGCAGCAGCAGTTTCTAGAGCAAGAGCTGGAAGTTTTCCCCTCTCCAATCCTGCTTCTTCCACTTCAGCTGGCAGCACGAATTCTGGAATAATAACTACGGAAATGTTTACACAAGCTATGCAGCAAGTTCATTCACCGTCCGTTTTACCACGCTCTTCGGATTTACGACGAATGTTAGCGCAAATGCATGAACTAGGATTGCAAAATGATACATTAAATCTTCGAGCATTACATCTCACAAATCATGATGTAATAGCGGCAATTGAACTTGTGTTCAGCGGATTTAGCAATAATtaa